A region from the Simiduia sp. 21SJ11W-1 genome encodes:
- a CDS encoding sulfite exporter TauE/SafE family protein — protein MLTDPLFWLLGGLGVILTGISKSGFAGGAGVVAVPLLALIMPLPQAAALMLPVLLVMDAKTVHYYFRHAHWPSLKALLPAACLGIGAGALGMGTLSDAALQLSLALLCIVFGLWAPLSHWFSKFRGAGWVWGAAAGTSSTLIHAGGPPLNIYLLGRGLPKLQWLATASIFFAVLNVIKILPYGLLGQWQADTLSLSLALLPLALLGVWAGKVIAQKIDDATFMNACRGLLIISGLLLLAKAGLW, from the coding sequence TTGTTAACCGATCCCCTTTTCTGGCTGCTGGGCGGCCTTGGCGTGATTTTAACGGGTATTTCCAAGTCCGGTTTTGCCGGTGGCGCGGGGGTCGTGGCCGTGCCACTGCTGGCGCTCATCATGCCATTGCCGCAGGCCGCAGCACTCATGCTACCGGTGTTGCTGGTGATGGATGCCAAAACCGTGCACTACTATTTTCGCCATGCCCACTGGCCCAGTTTAAAAGCATTGTTACCGGCGGCGTGCCTGGGCATTGGCGCTGGCGCGCTTGGCATGGGCACGCTCTCTGACGCCGCGCTGCAATTGTCGCTTGCCTTACTATGTATCGTGTTTGGCCTGTGGGCGCCATTGTCACACTGGTTTAGCAAATTTCGCGGCGCCGGCTGGGTGTGGGGCGCGGCGGCGGGCACCAGCTCCACCCTGATTCACGCAGGCGGCCCGCCGCTCAACATCTATTTGCTAGGGCGAGGCCTGCCCAAGCTGCAATGGCTGGCAACGGCAAGCATCTTTTTTGCCGTGTTGAATGTGATAAAAATTCTGCCCTACGGGCTCTTGGGCCAGTGGCAGGCCGATACCTTGAGCCTTTCATTGGCGCTGCTGCCACTGGCGCTGCTCGGTGTGTGGGCCGGCAAAGTCATTGCACAAAAAATTGACGATGCCACTTTCATGAACGCCTGCCGTGGCTTGTTGATTATCTCGGGCCTGTTGCTGCTGGCAAAAGCCGGGCTCTGGTGA
- a CDS encoding DUF885 family protein produces MPLFTFTLSRLGPMLAALACTFSLIACTGPGQKAGATETSNTHQIPAASAALGAIIDDHWRYSLAEDPIMASRMGIAGYAHALPGVTQADRARRLAAELALVARLDAIDTQSLSQTEAVNHQLLRWVLSNSIDANKLFLERIPLNTFYSFYAEALEASSGLAMQTEQDYRNYISRIEAFGRYFDENLANMREGIRTGFVLPKIVVQGIAPTVRAQVYKDPTQSSLYKPFSELPTSLSAKTRKQLQADGARAIAEVAMPAFKRVADFLEGEYLQAATETLGASQLPGGQAYYRHAIRTYVTLDESPDKIHAIGLAEVARIKAEMQALIKATDFEGSFEDFTEFLRTDPKFYATTPEQLLKEAAFIAKRADYQLPAFFKKLPRMSYGIVPVPAEIAPNYTTASYNPAAIGGVRGGAYWLNTHNLNQRPLYELPALTLHEAVPGHHLQGALSQELEDVPHFRRNLYLSAFGEGWGLYAEHLGIEMGMYTTPYEHFGRLSYEMWRACRLVIDTGIHSQGWSRAQALAYLAANTSLSQDNVRAEVDRYISWPGQALSYKMGEIKIRALRAEAERQLGARFDIRDFHDALLSDGALPLSMLEEKMRRFIERHKH; encoded by the coding sequence ATGCCCTTGTTTACTTTTACCCTATCCCGCCTTGGGCCAATGCTGGCAGCCCTTGCCTGCACCTTTAGCCTTATTGCCTGCACAGGCCCTGGCCAAAAGGCTGGCGCCACTGAAACATCCAACACACATCAAATACCGGCAGCATCGGCCGCGCTGGGGGCCATTATTGACGACCACTGGCGCTATAGCCTGGCCGAAGACCCCATAATGGCCTCGCGTATGGGCATTGCAGGCTACGCCCATGCACTGCCCGGTGTCACCCAAGCCGATCGCGCACGCAGGCTCGCCGCCGAGCTTGCCTTGGTTGCACGCCTGGATGCCATAGACACCCAATCCTTAAGCCAAACAGAGGCAGTTAACCATCAACTGCTGCGCTGGGTGTTGAGCAACAGCATTGATGCCAACAAGTTATTTCTGGAGCGCATTCCCCTTAACACCTTTTACAGTTTTTATGCCGAAGCGCTAGAGGCCAGCAGTGGCCTGGCCATGCAAACCGAGCAAGATTACCGCAACTACATTAGCCGCATTGAGGCCTTTGGCCGCTACTTTGATGAAAATCTCGCCAACATGCGTGAGGGAATTCGCACGGGCTTTGTACTGCCAAAGATTGTAGTGCAAGGCATTGCGCCCACCGTGCGCGCCCAGGTATATAAAGACCCAACCCAAAGCAGCCTCTACAAACCCTTCAGCGAACTGCCCACAAGCCTAAGCGCCAAAACCCGCAAGCAATTGCAAGCAGACGGTGCCCGCGCCATTGCCGAGGTGGCCATGCCGGCGTTTAAACGCGTAGCGGATTTTCTGGAAGGTGAATACCTGCAGGCGGCCACAGAAACCTTGGGCGCCTCGCAGCTGCCCGGCGGCCAGGCCTACTACCGCCACGCCATTCGCACCTACGTAACTCTGGATGAATCGCCAGACAAAATTCACGCCATCGGGCTTGCTGAAGTTGCACGCATTAAAGCTGAAATGCAGGCGCTTATTAAAGCCACAGATTTTGAAGGCAGCTTTGAAGATTTCACTGAATTTCTGCGCACCGATCCGAAATTTTATGCAACAACACCCGAGCAACTTTTAAAAGAGGCCGCCTTTATAGCCAAGCGCGCCGATTACCAACTGCCGGCATTTTTCAAGAAGCTGCCGCGCATGTCTTACGGCATAGTGCCGGTGCCTGCAGAAATCGCGCCCAACTACACCACAGCCTCGTACAACCCGGCCGCCATTGGCGGTGTGCGCGGTGGCGCCTATTGGTTAAATACCCATAACCTCAATCAGCGACCTTTGTATGAATTGCCCGCACTCACCCTGCACGAGGCGGTGCCCGGCCACCACCTGCAAGGCGCACTCTCCCAGGAACTTGAAGATGTGCCGCACTTTCGCCGCAACCTGTACCTCAGTGCCTTTGGCGAAGGCTGGGGTTTGTACGCAGAACACCTGGGCATAGAAATGGGCATGTACACCACGCCCTACGAGCATTTTGGCCGCTTAAGTTATGAAATGTGGCGCGCCTGCCGCCTGGTGATAGATACCGGCATTCACTCCCAAGGCTGGAGCCGCGCACAAGCGCTGGCGTATCTGGCCGCCAATACATCGCTTTCGCAAGACAATGTACGCGCAGAGGTAGACCGCTATATTTCCTGGCCGGGCCAGGCACTTTCTTACAAGATGGGTGAAATAAAAATTCGCGCCCTGCGTGCAGAGGCCGAACGGCAACTGGGCGCGCGTTTTGATATACGCGACTTCCACGACGCGCTACTCAGTGACGGCGCGTTGCCACTGTCGATGCTTGAAGAAAAAATGCGACGGTTTATTGAACGCCATAAACACTAG
- a CDS encoding YhgN family NAAT transporter, whose translation MNWIEIAPAAVTLFLIMDPLGNVPIFNAVLSRLDAKRRTRVLTRELIIALVILLLFLFAGNAILAFLGLTQSSLNIAGGVLLFIISLRMIFPVAQERGEDGHAEEPFIVPLAVPMIAGPSTIAVLLLLSSNQPGQIMDWTVALMLAWGGSSALLLASPLIMRVIGEKGSRALERLMGMILVILATQMLLNGIRDFVNSFS comes from the coding sequence ATGAATTGGATTGAAATTGCACCAGCCGCGGTTACGTTATTTCTCATTATGGATCCGCTCGGCAATGTGCCCATTTTTAACGCCGTGCTTTCACGGTTAGATGCCAAGCGCAGAACCCGGGTGCTAACCCGTGAGCTGATAATTGCGCTGGTGATTTTGCTGCTGTTTTTATTTGCCGGTAACGCAATTTTGGCATTCCTGGGCTTGACCCAAAGCTCCCTGAATATCGCAGGCGGGGTGTTGCTGTTTATTATTTCACTGCGCATGATCTTTCCCGTAGCCCAAGAGCGCGGCGAAGATGGCCACGCCGAAGAGCCATTCATTGTGCCCCTGGCCGTGCCAATGATTGCCGGGCCCTCCACCATTGCCGTGCTGCTGCTATTAAGTTCAAACCAGCCAGGCCAAATTATGGATTGGACGGTAGCGCTGATGCTGGCCTGGGGCGGATCTTCTGCGTTGCTTTTGGCATCGCCTTTGATTATGCGTGTGATCGGTGAAAAAGGTTCGCGCGCACTGGAGCGCTTGATGGGAATGATTCTGGTGATTCTGGCAACGCAAATGTTGCTCAACGGCATTCGCGATTTTGTGAACAGCTTCAGTTGA
- a CDS encoding ABC transporter substrate-binding protein, whose amino-acid sequence MRKWMLALALAAGSMGLLAGELNELRFITEESASLNYVFEGKPHGPAVELLLAATRHAGSPMTRAQIEVLPWARGFRSAKQGPHAVLFSTLRTPEREAHFQWVGPIGQERDVLIGRKVHAFSFTHPQDFHKYVIGALRDDAAAEHLRAVGLPDENLVLATQVNHLAKMLHAGRIDLWAFGEGGWLHVLETTGLDERLFEVVHHFPSRDYYFALSLDVAPALVAQLQTAVDAVLREHGDIYKLGLSHQSSTPSSPTTAVTPATTSEIITKGTHHELD is encoded by the coding sequence GTGCGAAAATGGATGCTTGCGCTCGCCTTGGCAGCGGGGAGTATGGGGCTACTGGCTGGCGAGCTGAACGAGCTGAGGTTTATCACCGAAGAAAGTGCATCGCTCAATTACGTATTTGAGGGCAAGCCCCATGGCCCGGCGGTGGAGTTATTGCTGGCGGCAACCAGGCATGCTGGCAGCCCCATGACACGCGCACAAATTGAAGTGCTGCCCTGGGCGCGGGGCTTTCGCAGCGCCAAGCAGGGCCCGCATGCGGTGTTATTCAGCACACTCAGAACACCGGAGCGCGAGGCGCATTTTCAATGGGTGGGACCCATAGGGCAAGAGCGTGATGTGCTCATCGGGCGCAAGGTTCATGCCTTCAGTTTTACCCACCCGCAAGATTTCCACAAATACGTGATAGGTGCGTTGCGCGACGATGCGGCGGCCGAGCATCTGCGTGCCGTGGGCCTGCCTGATGAGAATCTGGTGCTGGCAACACAAGTTAACCACCTGGCCAAAATGTTGCACGCCGGGCGTATTGATTTGTGGGCCTTTGGGGAAGGCGGCTGGCTGCATGTGCTGGAAACCACAGGGTTAGATGAGCGTCTGTTTGAGGTGGTGCACCACTTTCCCTCGCGCGATTACTACTTTGCCCTAAGTCTTGATGTGGCGCCGGCACTGGTCGCGCAACTGCAAACCGCCGTAGACGCAGTACTCAGAGAGCATGGGGATATTTACAAACTGGGGCTTTCACACCAATCCTCAACACCATCCAGCCCAACAACGGCTGTCACACCTGCCACCACATCTGAAATCATCACCAAAGGCACACACCATGAATTGGATTGA
- a CDS encoding Rho-binding antiterminator, protein MAISCEQHDYFEIVCMRQSRVRVALADGTQRVGQALDINTRRGSEYLLLAIGSGQEPVAVPLNDIQRLWAEGNAAAHNFFIDLTQAAACTKL, encoded by the coding sequence ATGGCAATTAGCTGCGAACAACACGATTACTTTGAAATAGTCTGTATGCGCCAATCGCGCGTGCGTGTGGCCTTGGCCGATGGCACCCAGCGCGTGGGGCAGGCACTGGATATAAACACCCGCCGAGGCTCTGAATACCTGCTGCTTGCAATAGGTTCGGGCCAAGAGCCTGTAGCAGTGCCTTTGAATGACATACAGCGCCTGTGGGCTGAGGGCAACGCAGCCGCCCACAACTTCTTTATTGATCTCACCCAGGCTGCTGCGTGCACTAAGCTATAG
- a CDS encoding DUF1761 domain-containing protein, translating into MDFASLNIFAILCAALISFALGGIWYSPLLFGKRWMLETGISEEDAKKQNMARVFGLAFLANLVIALNLAMFLGAESTLASGAFYGFLAGFGWVAMAMGVNDLFEQRSFTLYAINAGFNVVGFTLMGAIIGVWH; encoded by the coding sequence ATGGATTTCGCCAGCTTGAATATTTTTGCAATTTTATGCGCCGCTCTCATCAGCTTTGCATTGGGCGGTATCTGGTATTCCCCTTTGCTGTTTGGCAAGCGCTGGATGCTTGAAACCGGCATATCCGAGGAAGACGCCAAAAAACAAAACATGGCCCGCGTTTTCGGTTTGGCATTTTTGGCAAACCTTGTTATTGCGTTAAATCTGGCCATGTTTTTGGGTGCCGAAAGCACACTGGCCAGCGGTGCCTTTTATGGATTTTTGGCAGGCTTTGGCTGGGTAGCCATGGCCATGGGCGTAAACGATTTATTTGAGCAACGCTCATTCACACTCTACGCCATTAACGCGGGCTTTAATGTAGTGGGTTTTACCTTGATGGGTGCCATCATTGGCGTTTGGCACTAG
- a CDS encoding GNAT family N-acetyltransferase, translating to MNINPTARLCFRLMDANDGDLLFELDQDPEVMRYINGGKVTARSTIDEVMIPRMAAYRNPALGWGLWAVNSRLDQAFLGWVLVRPMQFFSPAPDYQCLELGWRFKQAYWGKGFATEAAAQVAEAVAGAPGVRSLSAIALPGNTASIAVMKKLGMRYVKTDIHKDPLGDAEVVYYTRRLAT from the coding sequence ATGAATATAAACCCCACCGCGCGTTTGTGTTTTCGTTTGATGGATGCAAACGATGGCGATTTATTATTTGAGCTGGATCAAGACCCAGAGGTCATGCGCTACATCAATGGCGGCAAAGTGACTGCGCGCTCAACCATTGACGAGGTGATGATCCCACGTATGGCTGCATACCGTAATCCTGCGTTGGGTTGGGGCTTATGGGCAGTAAACAGCCGGCTAGATCAGGCGTTTCTAGGCTGGGTACTGGTGCGCCCCATGCAGTTTTTCAGCCCCGCGCCAGATTACCAATGCCTCGAGTTGGGTTGGCGGTTTAAACAGGCCTATTGGGGTAAGGGCTTTGCGACAGAAGCGGCCGCACAAGTGGCGGAGGCCGTTGCCGGCGCACCGGGGGTTAGATCGCTTTCGGCTATTGCACTGCCGGGCAACACGGCCTCTATTGCCGTTATGAAAAAGCTTGGTATGCGCTATGTAAAAACGGATATTCATAAAGATCCGCTGGGTGATGCAGAGGTGGTGTATTACACGCGCCGCCTCGCTACATAG
- a CDS encoding heparan-alpha-glucosaminide N-acetyltransferase has product MNSNTQRNITVDLLRCIAIVLMVVFHFIFDLKMFGLHQWDIPDGAGWREFRYVILSLFFLCVGVGLVFAHGPVIRWRLFFWRELTLVAGAVAISLASWILARDQWIYFGVLHFIAVASLVSLPLVNHPRLALVAALVMLLGATILDWPHAWPLSYLVAAWPEWFPDYTADWVPLIPWLALVWVGIALAHSPALLRDPAARLRISAKLLWPGRHSLLVYLVHQPILMGAIYLALQLA; this is encoded by the coding sequence ATGAACAGCAATACACAAAGAAACATCACCGTCGATTTATTGCGCTGTATTGCCATTGTTTTAATGGTGGTGTTTCACTTTATTTTCGATTTGAAAATGTTTGGACTGCATCAGTGGGATATTCCCGATGGCGCAGGCTGGCGGGAATTTCGCTATGTGATTTTGTCGCTGTTTTTCCTGTGCGTGGGCGTGGGCTTGGTGTTCGCCCATGGGCCAGTGATCCGCTGGCGGCTATTTTTCTGGCGTGAATTGACTCTGGTGGCGGGTGCGGTTGCCATCAGCCTGGCAAGTTGGATATTGGCGCGCGATCAATGGATTTATTTTGGCGTGTTACATTTTATTGCCGTGGCAAGCCTCGTTAGTTTGCCCTTGGTAAATCACCCGCGCCTGGCATTGGTGGCGGCCTTGGTTATGCTCTTAGGCGCGACAATTTTAGATTGGCCTCATGCCTGGCCGCTTAGTTATCTGGTGGCAGCCTGGCCCGAGTGGTTCCCCGATTACACGGCCGACTGGGTGCCGCTCATCCCCTGGCTTGCATTGGTGTGGGTGGGTATTGCGTTGGCGCACAGCCCGGCACTGTTGCGCGACCCGGCCGCCCGCTTGCGAATTTCCGCTAAACTCTTGTGGCCTGGCCGGCACAGCCTGCTGGTTTATCTTGTGCATCAGCCAATTTTGATGGGTGCAATTTACCTTGCCTTACAGTTAGCCTAA
- a CDS encoding efflux RND transporter permease subunit, producing the protein MINALIRWSVHNRLLVLLATVLVVGAGLVAVKQTPVDAIPDLSDVQVIVKTRYPGQSPQVVQDQVTYPLTSALLSVPGAQTVRGFSFFGDSYVYVIFDDDTDLYWARSRVLEYLSQVAPSLPNGATPQLGPDATGVGWVFIYSLVDRTGQHDLSELRSLQDWFLKYELQALPGVSEVAAIGGMVRQYQVQVDPQKLRAYGIPLAMVQAAIERGNQELGASVVEMAEAEYMLRATGYISSIADLETIVLRVNNKGTPILLRDVAVVQLGPAMRRGVAELNGEGEAVGGIVAMRVGENAQQTIKHVKAKLDALTPSLPPGVEWVTVYDRSLLIERAVENLWHKLGQELLMVALVCAVFLFHLRSSLVAMVSLPLGILMAFLVMRAQGLNANIMSLGGIAIAIGAMIDGAIVMIENLHKHAERTPITKHNRWQLVIKSATEVGPALFFSLLIITVSFIPVFTLQAQEGRMFAPLAYTKTYAMAASALIAVTLLPVLMGYFIRGRMRPEQANPVNRIAQACYRPLLTWVLQWPKTCLLLAALLVASILWPLARLGGEFMPELDEGDLMYMPTTYESISIGKARELLQQTNKLIKTIPEVETVFGKVGRADTATDPAPLTMIETFIRLKPKSQWREGLTPEALKAELNARVNLPGVTNAWVMPIKTRIDMLATGIKTPVGIKVAGPSLDKLQTLGAEIERLLGQLPGTRSAYAERVAAGRYIKIDINRERAARFGLNIGDVQQVIGTAVGGRNVTQTVEGQERYPVNIRYPQQYRSSPEQLALLPIVTPAGLQVTLGDVADIYVEQGAAGIKSENARPNAWVFIDIDNTDVSTYVAQAQAHLAQHLQLPPGYSLNWAGQYQYLERAKARLLYVVPLTLMIIVILLYLCFRNLAQVGLIMLTLPLALVGSVWLIDAMGYHFSVAVGVGMLALAGVAVETGVIMLVYLDQAWCELRERKARPTVCDLQQAVMAGAVLRLRPKLMTALATIAGLVPMLLGEGTGSEIMSRLAAPMVGGMASSVVLTLLVLPAVYLLWRARQLPRAITAENT; encoded by the coding sequence ATGATCAACGCGCTTATACGCTGGTCGGTACACAACCGGCTGCTGGTGTTGCTTGCCACAGTGTTGGTGGTGGGCGCGGGCTTGGTTGCGGTTAAGCAAACGCCGGTGGATGCCATTCCTGATTTATCTGACGTGCAGGTGATAGTAAAAACCCGCTACCCGGGCCAGTCGCCACAAGTGGTGCAAGACCAGGTAACCTACCCGCTCACCTCTGCGCTACTCAGTGTGCCCGGTGCACAAACCGTGCGTGGTTTTTCGTTTTTTGGCGACAGCTATGTGTATGTTATTTTCGACGACGACACCGATCTCTACTGGGCGCGTTCGCGGGTGTTGGAATACCTAAGCCAGGTGGCGCCCAGCTTGCCAAACGGTGCCACCCCTCAATTGGGGCCGGATGCCACAGGTGTGGGCTGGGTGTTTATCTATTCACTGGTTGATCGAACAGGCCAGCACGACTTAAGTGAGCTCCGCAGCCTGCAAGACTGGTTTCTAAAATACGAACTGCAAGCGTTGCCCGGCGTCAGTGAAGTGGCAGCCATTGGCGGCATGGTGCGCCAATACCAGGTGCAGGTAGATCCGCAAAAATTGCGCGCCTACGGCATACCGCTGGCCATGGTGCAGGCCGCCATCGAGCGCGGCAACCAGGAGCTTGGCGCCAGCGTGGTAGAGATGGCCGAGGCCGAGTACATGCTGCGCGCCACCGGCTACATTTCAAGCATTGCCGATTTGGAAACCATTGTGCTGCGGGTGAATAACAAGGGCACGCCCATTTTGTTGCGCGATGTGGCAGTGGTACAACTGGGCCCGGCCATGCGCCGTGGTGTGGCCGAGTTGAACGGTGAAGGCGAAGCAGTGGGTGGCATTGTTGCCATGCGCGTGGGTGAAAATGCCCAGCAAACCATCAAACATGTAAAGGCAAAGCTAGACGCCTTAACGCCCAGCCTACCACCCGGTGTTGAATGGGTAACGGTATACGATCGCTCGCTGCTCATTGAGCGGGCAGTTGAAAATTTGTGGCATAAGTTAGGCCAGGAGCTGCTCATGGTGGCGCTGGTGTGCGCAGTGTTTTTATTTCACCTGCGCTCATCACTGGTGGCGATGGTAAGCCTGCCGCTCGGCATTCTTATGGCTTTTTTGGTAATGCGGGCACAGGGGCTCAATGCCAATATTATGTCGCTCGGTGGAATTGCCATCGCCATTGGCGCCATGATTGACGGCGCCATTGTGATGATTGAAAACCTGCACAAACATGCAGAGCGCACCCCAATTACGAAACACAACCGTTGGCAGCTGGTGATTAAAAGTGCAACAGAAGTGGGGCCTGCGTTATTTTTCAGCCTGCTGATTATCACGGTGAGCTTTATTCCGGTATTTACTTTGCAGGCGCAAGAAGGGCGCATGTTCGCGCCCTTGGCCTACACCAAAACCTACGCCATGGCCGCAAGTGCGTTAATTGCCGTGACGCTGTTACCGGTGCTTATGGGCTACTTTATTCGCGGGCGCATGCGCCCAGAGCAGGCCAATCCCGTTAATCGCATCGCCCAGGCCTGCTACCGGCCCTTGTTGACCTGGGTGTTGCAGTGGCCGAAAACCTGCCTGCTATTGGCGGCCTTACTTGTTGCATCGATCCTCTGGCCGCTCGCGCGCTTGGGTGGCGAGTTTATGCCAGAGCTTGATGAAGGCGACTTGATGTACATGCCCACCACCTATGAAAGCATCTCCATTGGCAAGGCGCGCGAACTGCTGCAACAAACCAACAAACTCATTAAAACCATTCCGGAAGTTGAAACGGTGTTTGGCAAGGTGGGCCGTGCTGATACCGCTACAGACCCTGCACCACTGACCATGATTGAAACCTTCATCAGGCTTAAGCCCAAAAGCCAATGGCGCGAAGGGCTAACGCCAGAGGCGCTGAAAGCTGAGCTGAATGCGCGGGTGAATTTGCCCGGTGTGACCAATGCCTGGGTGATGCCTATTAAAACGCGCATCGACATGTTGGCCACGGGCATCAAAACGCCGGTGGGTATTAAGGTGGCGGGGCCTTCGCTGGATAAGCTGCAAACCCTGGGGGCAGAAATCGAACGTCTGCTGGGCCAGCTGCCGGGTACGCGCTCTGCGTATGCAGAGCGGGTGGCGGCCGGGCGCTATATAAAAATAGACATCAACCGCGAGCGGGCAGCGCGCTTTGGCCTGAACATTGGTGATGTTCAGCAAGTGATTGGCACGGCAGTGGGCGGGCGCAATGTCACCCAAACCGTTGAAGGCCAAGAGCGCTACCCGGTGAATATTCGCTACCCCCAGCAGTACCGCAGCTCGCCCGAACAACTGGCACTTTTGCCCATTGTGACACCCGCGGGCCTTCAGGTTACTCTGGGCGATGTGGCAGACATCTATGTTGAACAAGGTGCTGCGGGTATAAAAAGTGAGAATGCCCGCCCCAATGCCTGGGTGTTTATCGATATCGATAATACCGACGTAAGCACCTACGTTGCACAGGCCCAAGCGCATCTGGCACAGCACCTGCAGTTGCCCCCGGGCTACTCATTGAACTGGGCAGGCCAATACCAATACCTGGAGCGCGCCAAGGCCCGTTTATTGTATGTGGTGCCACTCACGTTGATGATAATTGTGATACTGCTTTACCTGTGTTTTCGTAATCTCGCCCAGGTGGGGCTTATTATGTTAACGCTGCCGTTGGCCTTAGTAGGCAGCGTCTGGTTGATTGATGCCATGGGCTATCACTTTTCCGTTGCGGTGGGCGTGGGTATGTTGGCGCTTGCCGGTGTAGCGGTGGAAACCGGCGTGATAATGCTGGTATACCTGGATCAAGCCTGGTGCGAATTGCGTGAGCGCAAGGCCCGCCCCACAGTTTGTGATCTACAGCAAGCGGTGATGGCAGGAGCCGTGTTGCGGCTGCGGCCGAAACTCATGACCGCCCTGGCCACCATCGCAGGGCTGGTTCCCATGTTGTTGGGCGAGGGCACGGGTTCTGAAATCATGAGCCGGTTGGCTGCACCCATGGTGGGCGGCATGGCAAGCTCTGTGGTGTTAACGTTACTGGTATTGCCGGCGGTGTATTTGCTGTGGCGAGCCCGTCAATTGCCGCGCGCAATCACTGCGGAAAATACCTGA